The Bacteroidota bacterium genome segment GCGTGTGGCCTGCCGTTCGAGTTCAGGGTCGAGGTCGAGGTCGGCGAGCGCGATGAGCGCGTTGGGACGGAGCGTCTCGTCGGGCCGTCCCCCTCGGTCGAGGCGGTCGAGTGGCGCCGTGCGGTCGGAGAAGTACGTCTGGACGAGGCGCTGTTCGAGGGCATCAGCGCGGGCTTCGAACTCCCCGGCGCGCTGGGTGACGCGCATGATCCGGGCGAAGCGGCCCATCGCGCGGAGGTGCCGGACGAGCGCGCCCTGCGTCTCGACGGGCGTCCCGGTGCGGTCGAGTTCGCTCATCCACGTCTCCCCCGCTCCAGCGCGGAGGAAGCCGAGGCTGTCCACCAGCGCGTTGCGCCGCGTGTTTTCGCCGTAGAGGCCGCGCGTGGCGAAGACGGTCTTGAACCAGTAGTCGGGCTCGCCGAAGATGAGCGCGGGGTCGCCAGCGGCGCGGACGTAGTCGCCGACGGCCGCGCCGAAGACGGGCGTGGCGTCGGTGGTGGCAAACTCGGGTCGGCCATTGACGATGGCGTTCGGGGCGCGACCAAGCGTTTCGAGGTTTTCGTCGAAGACCTGCGCGCGGCCGAACGCGGTGAGCACCGCGCGCGCGGTCTTGAAGTCGCCCGTGGCGAGGAAGAGTGGGGCGAGCGTGCGCAGGGTACTGCGGCCGGGGAAGCGGAGCGAGCCGGGCAGTCCCTCGGCGACGGTCGTCCGCACCGAGTCGCGGACGACGAGGGCGTCGGCCATGAGATGCGCCCAGGCGAGGGCCCGGCGCTGGCGGTCGTCGCTCGGACGCACGTAGGTGCGGTCGAGGAGCGAGGCCATGCGCTCGGCGCGGCGGGCTCTGTGCGTCTCAGCCTCGCGGAGGGCGGCCGCAGCACGGGCCGCGGCCTCCTCGGGCGTGTCCCCGACGGCCATCGCCACGCGCCCCGGCGTCTCGAACGTCACTGTGCCGACGGTTACTCCGCGCGCACGTCCCGCGTCGGGCTCGACCTCGGCGACGCGGGTGCTCACCGTGCCGTCCGTGGCCCGCACCGCCAGCCATACCGGACGTCGACCTCGGCGGTTCAGGTAGTTGCCTCGCGCCACCGCGAGCGCGCCACTCTCATCCAGAACGTTGTAGCCGTTCGGGCCGCGGTCGCTGACGACCGGCCTCAGCGTGAGAGCGCCCACGGAATCCGCTACCTCCACGAGCAGCGCACCTGGCGCATCGGCGGTCGCGTCGAGCAGCGTGAGGCGCTCAGTAAGGGTGAGGGGCCGTTCCCGCGAGAAGACGCGCGCGAGCCTCGACAGGACGTCGTCGGGCAACGCCGCCTCGTACGTGCGCACCGCAAAGTCGGGCCGCGCCGCGCTGCCGACACGCCGGTCGGGGCCCAGCGCAATGGTATCCGCCTCCCACCGCCAGCCGTCGAGAACGCGGAACCCGCCGACGCTCCAGCCCATGGCGTCGTCTGTCTGCGGGCCGTTGAGGGCGTCGTAGAAGAAGCCGCCGCGCGTGTCGCTCTGGACCGTGCTGCGGATGGCGAGCGAGTCGACGGAGAAATCGTCGAGCGCAGGTACCGGCACGGCGAGGTCAGCGAGGAGCGCGGGGCCAGCGCTCACCAGCGCGTCGGCGGGCAAGTCGGTCTCCCGGCAGCCGGTGAGGGCGAGCAGGAGCATGCAGAGTGCCAGCACGATTCCCCCCGCTTGGCGCGCCTGGACGGCGGCCAAGCTGTCCCCCTCACCTTTGAGGGGGACAGTTCGAAAAGCGGAGCGTCGCCAGGCGCAGAGACGATGAGAACGGGGGGAGCCGTCGCGCAACAAGAACGCAAGCACGAGGTGCCCCCGCATTCGCGAGGGCAAGACTCTTCGGCTCTCTACGTTCGCTCGGGGTGACAAGGGGGTGGAGCTACCGCCAACGAGTGACAAAGGACGAAGGACCGATCCTTAGTAGACCGACTCCGTCGCGTTCGTGCGGTTGAGGAAGACCTGCGTGAACGTAAACAGAATGGCGAAGATGACCATAGAGAGGGCGGCCGCCCAGCCGAAGCGGTACATGTAGAACGCCGCCTCGTAGACGTACGACACCAGGATGTGCGTCTGGTCGTTCGGCTCGCCGCCATTGGACACAAGCCAGACGACGTTCACGTTGTTGAACGTCCACACGATGCCGAGCGTGATCGCGGGTACCATGACCGGCCTCAGGAGCGGCGCGGTGATGTTCCAGAACTTGTCCCACGCCGAGGCCCCGTCCACGTCGGCCGCCTCGTAGAGCGCCGCCGGGATCGACTGCAACCCGCCGAGCGCAATCACCATCATAAACGGGAAGCCGAGCCACACGTTGGTCAGGATCACCGCGAGGAACGCCTCCGTCGGGCTCGTCAGCCACTCGACGGCCGGGAGGCTCATGTACTTCGTGATGATGAGGTTGATCGCGCCGTACTCGTAGTTGAACATGCCGCGCCACGTCAGCGCGGTGATGTACTGCGGGACCGCCCACGGCAAGATGA includes the following:
- a CDS encoding sugar ABC transporter permease; this translates as MTEAPPEALALTQEEEARDAAIAALAASESDGARLARTAKPPRMSEEARFKWFLAFLLGPTALIVLAVVAYPFFYNVAISFSNMNIYHLRDWEFIGLGQYASVLADGRVWSILVKTTIWTFSGVFFHVALGVFLAVILHEKFIRGKSAWRILLILPWAVPQYITALTWRGMFNYEYGAINLIITKYMSLPAVEWLTSPTEAFLAVILTNVWLGFPFMMVIALGGLQSIPAALYEAADVDGASAWDKFWNITAPLLRPVMVPAITLGIVWTFNNVNVVWLVSNGGEPNDQTHILVSYVYEAAFYMYRFGWAAALSMVIFAILFTFTQVFLNRTNATESVY
- a CDS encoding amylo-alpha-1,6-glucosidase, translated to MLLLALTGCRETDLPADALVSAGPALLADLAVPVPALDDFSVDSLAIRSTVQSDTRGGFFYDALNGPQTDDAMGWSVGGFRVLDGWRWEADTIALGPDRRVGSAARPDFAVRTYEAALPDDVLSRLARVFSRERPLTLTERLTLLDATADAPGALLVEVADSVGALTLRPVVSDRGPNGYNVLDESGALAVARGNYLNRRGRRPVWLAVRATDGTVSTRVAEVEPDAGRARGVTVGTVTFETPGRVAMAVGDTPEEAAARAAAALREAETHRARRAERMASLLDRTYVRPSDDRQRRALAWAHLMADALVVRDSVRTTVAEGLPGSLRFPGRSTLRTLAPLFLATGDFKTARAVLTAFGRAQVFDENLETLGRAPNAIVNGRPEFATTDATPVFGAAVGDYVRAAGDPALIFGEPDYWFKTVFATRGLYGENTRRNALVDSLGFLRAGAGETWMSELDRTGTPVETQGALVRHLRAMGRFARIMRVTQRAGEFEARADALEQRLVQTYFSDRTAPLDRLDRGGRPDETLRPNALIALADLDLDPELERQATRRLAEALAYEHGVGTQAQTDSTTFYPYLRAPEFFEPPRAAFRGPAWTALAAPLVRLMVKQGGTAAALTLTQAQAALLLDQGAVGGLPAVVDAHPHPGENRPRMGGSPVDLHALAGFVGNAWQDYLGARYAAANRLVLEPRMPAPWGTTAARLRLGDGFVQATLTQTESALSLGIVPEGRLAANAELRVRAFGREIAVPLVTMQGDTLAVPRDSLSIEVTPTSAAVNGGAIEVVATYDLPAPGLWDDFAFVVPRVRDQYEVMRRVERRSSLSMAQVRRPLPVARSILSRTDPEGDDWGATTSFTYPTGLPDGVLDARFLELTADDSTTYFRIDLARPMPDDRAVPFFVALAIDRDDGDARDIGRGADLRLPGGAGYDHIVYVGDGVRVETGRGRVLGRLEGGGALIEPGATRLTFALPHYILPRPQRGDEVTLLLGAYAPGDGVGRFAPVGRTATASQGGGKPRADGPNIYDLITATVTR